TGCATAACACCTGAGTTTTGTGATTTGTACGAACAATTATTTTGTTCTGTTATTGGTAATGCATCTATATCTGCACGAATTGCAATTGTTTTACCGGGTTTATTTCCTTCAATAACAGCAAGAATACCGTTTCCTGCAATATTATTTTTGTATATTATTTTATTTTCTGTAAGAAAATTAACAATATACGCAGAAGTTAGATTTTCTTGATAAGATAGTTCAGGATTGGCATGTAAGTACTGCCTGTATTTAGTTACATTTTCAGCATATTTAGCGGCAAGTTCTTTTACTTTTAAAATATCCATATTATTTTCCTAATATCATTTTTAAACCAATAAGAATTACAACTCCTCCAAAAACTCTTTTTAATATATTGTCAGGTATTTGAACTGACCATAATGAGCCTAAGTAAGCACCAACAAAGAAAGCCAGTGCTAATATTATTGCATATTTAAAATTCACATAGCCTTCTTTATAATAATTTACTACTGCTAATAATCCAATAGGAGCAAGCATAAATGCCAGGTTTGTACCTTGTGCCTGATGTTGAGTAAAGCCCATAAACATAACTAACGCAGGAATTACAATTACCCCACCTCCTAAACCGAACATGCCACCAAATATTCCGGCAATTAATCCGATAAATATTAGTGCAATAAATTCAGTTAATCCCATTTTCATTTTGTTAAAAATCAAGACTAAGTGATAAGTAGAATATTCCAGGTAGAACAACATTATTCTCAATTCCCCATGCCCAATCAGCTCTTACAAAGTATCCTAAAAGTCGGCTTCTGATACCAAAACCATATCCATATACTATAGGTTGTCTGTCTTTGTCAATAATAATAGTAATGGGTCCGTTATGAATAATTTCGTTATTGTATGCATTTTGTTTGCTATATGGTGAATCTCCGCTCCAAGCAGTACCAATATCTAAAAAACTAATTAACTGGAAATTTTCAAGAAAATCACTATGAATTGGGCGATTCATAAAATATTTAATAACTGGCCAGCGTAATTCATTATTTAATACAGCAAAACTATTTCCGTTTCTTATGTTCTGAGTAAAGCCACGCATATTTGTTGCAATTGCCTGATATGCATAATTCTGTTTCTGATCAATTAATACAGTCTGGTCAAATGTAGGAACTTTGGTACTAAGATTAATCCAGTTATCAACGCTTCCTAAATAATAAATAAGTTTACGATTTCCAAAAGAATTACTTGCTGCAAAACGGCTAGCCCAAATTAGCTCACGATGAATTTTTTGATAGTGGCGAAAATCACACCCAACAACAAATAAATTTGATTCTTTTGCATCAACTTGTTTGTAGGCTTCAAAAAATACTTTCGAGCGTGTACCATTATATAAATTTATTCCTTTGTTTCTTGTGTTATCATATATCCATTCAGCTTTTGCGCCAAGCCATGTGCTTACAATGTCTTTATGTTGTAATGTACTAAGTTCTGTGGCAAGATAGGCGCTTCTGTCATACCTTAGGTTTGTTGTTATTCGTGCCGACATTACCTGATTAAACGGATATTTTAATATATAATGTATTTCGTGAGTATGTGTTTTAACAAGTGCGTAGCCCATTGCACTATTTAATGCTAGTCGATGAAATACTATTTGTTTGTCAAGTCGTTTTTTTAGATTCTCAAAACTTAATAAGTACTCATTACTGTCAAAGTTGCCTGCAAAACGAACTCCACCAGTTATTTTATAATCTTCAAATAAATCGGTTGTTCCAACCTTAAAGAATATATTAAAGCCAGGATTAAAATAAAACGGACCACCAGTAAATGGTTGGTAAGAATTACTTAAAAAACCAAAGTCAACCTGACTTACAACCGTATTTGTGTAAAAAGAAGTTAAATATAACATTGGTCTTAAAGTCTCTTTCTTTACACTATCAGGTTTTATAATTGCTTTTGTTGTGTCA
Above is a genomic segment from Bacteroidia bacterium containing:
- a CDS encoding sulfite exporter TauE/SafE family protein produces the protein MGLTEFIALIFIGLIAGIFGGMFGLGGGVIVIPALVMFMGFTQHQAQGTNLAFMLAPIGLLAVVNYYKEGYVNFKYAIILALAFFVGAYLGSLWSVQIPDNILKRVFGGVVILIGLKMILGK